The DNA segment CAGGAGCctcacacccccccgccccgtcccgggtACCCTCCGAGCAGCCTTCCCTTCTGCTGCCGGGTCTGTCAGGCTGCGGCCGGCCGGGGCCCCGCGGAGCCGGCCCCACCGCCCCCCACCCACGGAGCCGGGCCCTCAGGAGGGTCTGTGGAGGCGCGGGCCGGAGTGAGCGCGGCCGGGGCGGCCCCACTCACCACGGCGGCGGTGGTGAGGACGCAGGCGGTGGTGTAGGCCCGCGTAACGGGCGGCACCTGCAGGTACTCCTGCCGGAAGGTCTGGTACGCCATCTTAGCGCTTCCCGCGCCGCTTCCGCTTCCGCCACGCCTCTGCGCCTGCGCGCATCGCCCAccgcccccctccaccccccaccgcCAACCCCCGGCGGAACCAATCGGCGTCGGCAACGCCCGGGCTGTCGCGCTGCTCTCTCATTGGCCGAGCAGCGAGGGCGGCAGCCGGCTCCCCTCGCTTTCCCCGCCTCCGAGGGCTGGAGCGCTTGATGATTGGGCGGCGCCTTGGTCCTCGCGGCCACTGATTGGCTGCTGGCGGGGCTGCCCTCCTGAGGGAGTTCGAACGaggcgggaagcggcggcgggagccagagcggcggcggcagcggcggcaccggcaccggcagcggcacCGGCCTCGGTCACTAGCCTCGGTCTGCGGCACTCGAGCGGGAGGAGCGGCCCCGGTGCCTCCGGTAACGGCGGGGGAGGCCGCGGCTGCGCTGGACCTCCTGTGGGAACCGGCTTCCCCTCAGCTGCGGGCTCGGCCTTCCCGCCTACAGCAAGGCCCGTCTGCCCCGGGCCCTGCCTTTCCGTTCCTTCCCTTACCGGCTTTCCTCCGCCACCATGTCGGTCAATCCCATGGCCTACGAAGCGCAGTTCTTTGGCTTCACTCCCCAGACGTGCATGTTGCGCATCTACATCGCGTTCCAGGACTACCTCTTTGAAATGATGCTGGTGGTTGAGAGCGTAATCCTGAAGAAGCTGGACGGGTTTCCCGGCTGTAAAATCGGCCCCTTCCAAATCCGGAAAAGCACGGAGAAATTTCTTCTCTTCATGAAGGAGCACTTTGATAAACTCTTcagtaaaatggaagaaatgcttctgcagctgGTGTTAAACATCCCTAAGAACGTGCTCCTTCCCGAGGATAAGGTCCACGAGCAGTACCCCTACAGCAAAGCACAGTTCCAGGCGCTTCAGGATGAGATccatcagctgcagcagcagtacaGGGCTGAGGCGTCTGCTGGGCAGGCACTGCGTGCAGAACTGGAAGAACAGAAGGCTGTTCAGGCTGAGCTCGAGAAGATTTTGCAATGGTTTGATGGGCTTGAGAATATCTGTAGGGAGCACGGGACCAGCAACTTGgaagaaagctttgctttcttgACACAGAACTCTAAGAAACTGCAAGATGTGCTGAAAGAGgttgaagagaaaagcaaaaaaaataaagcaacatgaTCAGTTATTGTAATGtaaattctgaaaaggcaacAAAAATCATTTAGACAGCTTTCTTAAAATGATAGGGGCTTTTCTTCCCTGAAGCATTTCCCTTAATCCCTTACTCCTCTAGTCCTGCCAGGATCTAGACTAAAAGCTGTTGATCTGTGTCAGTCTGCACCTATTTAGCACCTCCCTAGGGAAgtagggggagaaaaaagtctgtaaaatgtAACTCTCATTGGGAATAAATTTTGGGTTAGATAACCTGGCTGCAAAGGTGCCCTCCTGACTTTATGAATCCTAACTTCAAACACAACATAGTGCTTGTTTATTTTaaggattattaaaaaaaaaaaaaaaaaaaaaagcccaagtaaGACCTGTAAGGATATGTAAGTGTGTTTCCAGCCTGATACCAGTTCAGGTAACAGAGTTGATGCTTCTGTCTTTGAGGACCTTGGGATTTGTACCAGTTTCCCGCAGGAGCCGTACTGCACAAGCAGCGAGTGTCTGGTTAAGGCTGAGATGCTGTTCACTGTGTTTTAAAAGCCAACAGCTAGGAAGTGAACAGAGAATAGTGAGACAGTGACACCGTTGTCAAGGTTCTGATGAGAAATAGATCTATTTGCATCAATATTGAGTTTCAACCCAATTTCTGAAGTTTCAGGGTTACTTACCACTCCACATGAGTTTGCAAAGAGGTAGCTTGTGTTTTCTTT comes from the Accipiter gentilis chromosome 6, bAccGen1.1, whole genome shotgun sequence genome and includes:
- the MIS12 gene encoding protein MIS12 homolog, which codes for MSVNPMAYEAQFFGFTPQTCMLRIYIAFQDYLFEMMLVVESVILKKLDGFPGCKIGPFQIRKSTEKFLLFMKEHFDKLFSKMEEMLLQLVLNIPKNVLLPEDKVHEQYPYSKAQFQALQDEIHQLQQQYRAEASAGQALRAELEEQKAVQAELEKILQWFDGLENICREHGTSNLEESFAFLTQNSKKLQDVLKEVEEKSKKNKAT